The nucleotide sequence TGGTCAATGATGCGCAGGACATGCTTGACCCTCGGGCCGCGCACGCTGTGATAGATGGTCGAGGCGGCGTACATGAAAACCAGCGTCGAACCATAGATGGAGCAGGTAACGATGTGGCGGGCCGTGCCGTGAAGGGAGGCCAGCACGACGAGGACGACCGTCCCGGCGGTCGCCAGCAGCAGGCCAATGCCGTGTGTGATCGAATTTGCGAGTTCTTCGTAGGGCGAGCTGTCGTGCATAGTGGCGAGTACCAGTCGCTCCGGGTACTCAGTGTCAGTTCTCGAAGGAACAGGAGCCAGGCCCGCCGGGATGGCCGCAGGAACCGCAAGGCGAGGGCGCAGAATCGAATGAAGGCGCGCTCTGGGTCTTGCCTCCGGCCACAGCGAAGACAGAAAGTTGCTGCTCCAGCTTCTTGCCGTGGCACGACGGGCACTCGGCCTGGTTCGATCCCATGACGATGGCTTCGAATCTCTTGCCGCAACCCTTGCAGAGATACTCGAAAATAGGCATAAGACAGTAGATAGTAGCTGGTAGCCAGTAGCAAGTCAGGAGCCGGCTCGGCCGCTCCTTAGAATTTGATACCAGCAATATGGGCCGGGAGGCAAAATAAATCGGATGAACGTGGCGGACGAATTCGTTCCCCGGACGGGGATGCGGAGCGGACACCTGCAGACGCTGGTGACGACGTACCTGCCGCGCGAAAACCGGCTGCCCACGGGCGAAGACCGCCTGTTCAGGGTCGAGCCGGACGTACAGGTTCTCTGCCACTGCCACTGGAAGCCGGAGCGGGAGTGCCGGCTGACCATGGTGATCGTGCACGGGCTGGAGGGCTCGGCGGAGTCGCAGTACGTGATCGGCAACGCGAACAAGGCGTGGGCCGCGGGATGGAACGTGGTCCGGATGAACATCCGCAACTGCGGCGGGACCGAGAAGCTGTCGGCGACGCTTTATCATTCGGGGCTGTCGGCGGACGTGCGCGCGATCGTGCATGCGCTGATCGCGGAAGACAAGCTGGAAGGGGTGGCGCTGGTGGGCTACTCGATGGGGGGAAACCAGGTGCTGAAGGCGGCGGGCGAGTGGGGAAGCGAAGCTCCGCCGCAGCTCAAGGCGGTGGCGGCCGTTTCACCCGGGATGGACCTGGACGCCTGCGCCACGCTGCTGCACGAATGGCAGAACCGCATCTACGAATGGCACTTCCTCTCCTCGTTGAAGAAACGCATGCGGTACAAGGCGCAATTGTTTCCGGGGAGGTTCGACGTCTCGCGGCTGCGCGGGTTGCGCAGCATCCGAGACTTCGACGACCGGGTGACGGCGCACTACTGCGGCTTCACCGGCGCCGCCGACTACTACTACCGGGCGAGCGCAGCGCGGGTGATCGAACGGGTCGCTGTTCCCACGCTCATCATCCATGCGCTCGACGATCCGTTCATCACCATCACGCCGGAGAGCAAGGCGAAGATCCTGGCGAATCCGAACATTTGCTACGTCGAGACCAGGCACGGCGGCCATTGCGGCTTTCTGGCGGCGGCGAGGAATGGGTACGACGGCAGGTGGGCGGAGCTAAGAATACAGGAGTTCCTGAAGGAATTGCCGTAATCGCCGTGAGCGCCGAATTTGCCAAAATCAAGCGTTCGCGGCGGTAGAATTCGCTCGCTATGCAGGTGGATTGGGCAGTGGAATTGGGGTCGGAAGACGACCGGCTGGAGATGCCGTGGGCGTCGCCGGACGGAAGCACGCGCTATTACGACCTGAAGCGCCAACCCGAACTCCTGCTCAACATCGAAGAAGCCCACCACAATCAGGAACTGGGCGAGTTCCTGGCGAGCACGAACTCGAATCATTCCGTGCTGGAGACCGCGAAGTGCGATACCTGGCTGACCAACGATCTGAACGAGGAAGAAGCGGTGTACCAGGCGGAGTGGAAGTTCGGTTCGTACGTGGACCTGCTGTTCAGCGCCGAAGAACGGCGCCACTCCTTTCCAGACCATGAGCGCTTCGCCGACGCGGCGGGCAAACTGCTGAAGCGAGCGCCGGAAATGTCGGCGGCGGCGGAGTTCATCGTGCGGCGGTGCACCTACCACATGGGCGCGGACGCCAAAGACGGGTTCTATGTCACTTTCTACCTGTACGGGTATGGGTCGGACGAGGACGAGGCGCGTCAGCGATGGGGGATCGCGATGAAGCTGGTGGAGAACGCGCTGCTGCAGCTCTCGGCGGCGGAGAGAAGAGCGGCGCAGTAAGCAAGCGCAGACGCGCAGAAACCCAGAAACCAAGTCAGATCGAAGAAGTCAGATTGCAGAAGTGAACCCTGTGACTCCACTTCTGCAATCTTCGTTCTTACTTCTTCGTTGCCGTTGGCTCCAGGGGCGTCTGTGGCTGTCTTCTCCATGCGAAAATAGAGGGCGGCAATGATCCAATTCTCCGGGGCCGGGAAGCGCTACGGCCACAAACTCCTGTTCGAAAACCTGGACTGGCTGATCACGCCGCAGGATCGCGTCGGCATCGTGGGCGCCAACGGCACGGGGAAATCCACGCTGCTGAAGATCCTCGGCGGCCTGGAGACGCTGGACGATGGCGCGCTCACGGCGGCCAAGGGGATCACCCACGGCTATCTGCCGCAGGATGGGCTTACGCTCTCCGGGCGCAGCGTATTCGCGGAGTGCATGTCGGTGTTCTCCGAGCTGAGCGCGATGGAAGAGGAGATGGAGGCGCTGACACGGCAAATGTCGGAGCTGGACCACGAAGGCGCCGAATACGCACAGGTGGCGGACCGCTTCCAGCGATTGGAGGGCGAGTTCCGGACGCGCGACGGCTACGCCATCGAGGCCCAGGTAGGCGCGGTGCTGACCGGGCTTGGGTTCCGCAAGGAAGACTGGACGCGGCTGACCGATGAGTTCTCGGGCGGGTGGCAGATGCGCATCGCGCTGGCCAAGCTCCTGCTGCAAAAGCCGAACCTGTTGCTGCTCGATGAGCCCACGAACCATCTGGATCTGGAGACGCGCAACTGGCTCGAGGAGTACCTGCACGATTACCCACACGCCTACGTGCTCATCTCGCACGACCGATACTTCCTCGACGTCACGGTCGGCAAGATCGTCGAGATCTGGAACAAGCGGGTGCACTTCTATCCCGGCAACTACGACAAGTACCTGGCACAGAAGACGCAGAGGCTGGAGTCGCTGGAAGCGGCGTATCGCAACCAGCGGGCGCGCATCGAGCAGCTGGAGGCGTTCATCAACCGCTTCCGCTACCAGGCGACCAAGGCCAAGCAGGTGCAGAGCCGCATCAAGGAGCTGGAGAAGATCGAGCGCGTCGAGGTGCCGCCGGGGGAGAAGACCATCCACTTCAAGTTCCCGCAGCCCAAGCCGAGCGGAAGGCTGGTGGCGGAGTTCAAGAGGGTTGCCAAGAGCTACGGCGCGAAGAACGTGTTCCGTGACACCAGCTTCATGGTAGAGCGCGGCGACCGCATCGCGCTGGTGGGGCCGAACGGAGCGGGGAAGTCCACCCTCATAAAGCTGCTTGCTGGGATCGAGCCGCCGAGCGGAGGGGAGTACCGGCTGGGGCACAACGTCGAGGCGGACTATTTCGCGCAGGACCAGTACAAGGAACTCGACCCCGAGCGGCGTGTGCTTGACGACATCTGGGAGCAGGCGCCACACCACACGCAGACGGACCTGCGCAGCCTGCTGGGGTGTTTCCTGTTCACCGAGGACGACGTCTTCAAGCGCATCGGGGTGCTGTCGGGCGGCGAGCGCAATCGCTATGCACTCGCTCGAATGCTGCTGCATCCGGCGAACTTCCTGCTGTTGGACGAGCCGACGAACCACCTGGATCTGCGGGCGAAGGACGTGCTCTTGGAAGCACTGGAGAGATATTCGGGGACGGTGGTGTTCGTGTCGCACGACCGCTACTTCATCGACAAGCTGGCGACCAAGGTGTTCGAGATCGGCGGGGGAGAAGTCGGCGTGTATCCGGGAAACTACGAAGACTACCGCTGGCGGAAGGAGCGGGACGCCGTAGGGCAGGCGCCCCCGCCTGTCATCCTGGAGGCGAAAAATGACGGCGGACAGCCGAGGGCGGCTGTCCCACACTCGGCGAAGCGCATCAACCCCATCAAGCGACGGCAGATGCAGGGGCGATGCGCCGAGTTGGAGGAGCTGATCGGGCGCGCGGAGCAGGGGATCCGCGAGTGCGAGAAGGCGCTGGAGTCTTTCGTCAGCGCAGAGGAGACGGCGCGGCAAACGGAGCTGCTGAAGCAACGCCGGGCGGACCTTAATGCGCTGATGGCAGAGTGGGAAGAGGTGTCGGGGGTACTGGAAGCGGAATCGTAAGGTCTAGACGCCGACCCCGGCGGCGCGGGCGGCGAGACGCTCGCGGGCGTGCCGGGCGGCCTCGCGCACTATCGGGTCCGGAGCGGAGATGCAAGCATCCAGGTGCTGCGCCAGCGATACCAGCCCCAGGCTGCCGATGGCGCGGGCGCCGCAGGCGCGCAGCCAGGGATCATCACTGGTGATGAGAAGCGCTACCGCGGTCTCCTGGTCGGGTACGCCGGCATGCACGATGCGATCCGCGAGCTTGACGCGCTCGTCCAAAGACACTTCGCTGTCCAGCAGGGGAACCAGGATCTTCCGCAGTTGCGGCTTCAGGATGTTGTCCAGGAATTCCATCGCGTTGTCGTGGACGATGTGATCGCTCGACTGCAGGCCAAAATAGGCGCTGTGCAGGTCGTGCCGAGGATAGAGCAGCCCGAGCAGGCGAAAGATGCGCTCACGCTCGTGATCCAAGGACTTGCGCATCGCGTCAAGCGCTGAGTCGTCGAGCTCGGCGGCGAGGCGATGGAGCACCTGGTGCGAGCGATAGTGGCCCAGGACCTCAGCGGCAAGGATGCTCTCGATGGTTGGTTCGTCGATGTTCACGTTCGGCCGCTGCTGGCGGAGCTTATTGAGCGCCGAGATCACGTGGAAGCGCACGGTCGCGTCGCGCTCCAGCAGGTTTTCGACGAGAACATGCGCGGCTTCGTCGCTGCCGATCTTCAGCAGAACCTCGGGAAGCTCCTGGCGAACGCTGGCGGGGATGGAGGGGTCGCTCAGGTAGTCTCGGATATTGCCAACCGCGGTATTGCCGTAGGATGCGAGCGCGTCAGCGGCATCATTCCCGACGACCGGGTCCGTCAAATGACCCACCAGTTCCGGGACGAAGCGGCGATTGCGCAGCTTGGCCGCGGAACGGAACACCTCACGGAGGACATCGTGGTCGGAATCCCCAAGCAACGCCTGTAGCTGCGGCTCAAAGTGAAGGGGCAGCTCGCCCAGCAGGCGGGCGGCTTCGCGTCGCGCCGGGCGGGTCTCTGCGCCGTGGCTGGCGATCATCCCGTCGAGGATCCCTTGCACCGCCTCCAAGCTCTGGTTTGGACCGGGGCGCGCCAGGAACGCGGCCACGCCGGAGCGGATGGAGAACTCGGGGAATTCGCCAAGCTCCTGGATAGTGGTGAGAGGATCGATATCGGAGTGACGCGAGAGGAAGAGCAAAGCTTCGGTGCGGACGCCAAGGTCGGGGTCGCGCAGCAGCTCGCGAACGCGTGGAATGACCGACGTGTCCGCGGCCGCGTGCAGCAGCGCCAGAGCCTTGTAACGGACCTGGGCGGCAGGGTGGCCGAGGAGCTTGCGCACCGCCGGGTGGATGTTGTGCTCACCTTCCACGCTGAGCAGGTCGAGGCCGTACAGCACGTCCTGAGGATCGGAGGAGGCGAGCTTGGCCTCGATGATGTCGCTCGTCGAACGGTCAAGGACGGGAGCGGCCGCGCGCTCGGTATCGAGGCGGTGCTGCTGGATGCTATCGCGCAAGGTGATCACGTACTCGCGGCGGGCGACGATGGCGGCTGCCAACCATGCCGAGATCAGCACCATTGACACCCAGCTCATGCTGCGCGCCGATATGTGCAGAGTGGAAGCGCAGATCAATACCGCGATACCGGCGAGTCCATCGCCGGAGCGCCAGATCACGGTATCGATGAACGACTTCACCTGCATCTTCAGGCGCGGGGCGACGGGAAGATAAAGAAGCTCGACCGTGGACTTGTCGATGGAGTAGCGCAAGACCTGGTCGGTGCTCTTCAGGACCAGCACCGAGAACAACGTGCCCATCACCAGCACCCCGGCGCTGCTGGCTAGTAAGGCGAGCGGCACCAGCATCAGGGCCAGACCGATGCCGAAGCGGCGCAGCAAGCGTGTGGTAAGGAAGAGCTGGAACACGAAGCACAACAAGCCAGCGTAGAAATTGAAATCCGCGAAGAAGACGGCGAGCTGATCCTTGTGCACCAGAAACTGCTTGGCGATGGCCTTGAATTGCCAGCCGGTCATGGTGGTCGCGTAGGACGAAAGAAAGATCAGTGTTGCCACCGAGCGCAGGTATTTGGCGCCCCAAACCAGGCGAAGGCTCTCCATGAAATTGGGAGTGGCCTTTTGGCCGCCTAGGTAGGTTGCGGCGCCGAGGGTCTTCTCACGGAGGTGCTGGCGCTGGATCAAGACCACCATCCCGGCGGAGAGCGCGACGAAGATGGCCATGCCGAGGAGCAGGGCCTCTGTCCCGAAGACCCGCACGACAGCCTTGCAGAAAAATCCGGCGAAGATCCATCCCGCGATGCCGCCACTGCCCAGCAACCCGAATACGCGCTTGGCCTCGCGCGTGGTGAGGACGTAGTTGGCCAGCGTCCACACCTGCGCCGGCGCCAGCACGCCGAAGATCCCGGCCCAGACGTAGAAAACCGGGAAAAGCCAGGGCCAGTGGAAGTACTTCACGAGAATCCAGAACAGCACGCTGTGCAGGGAGAAGAACAGCAGGCTGGCGACCAGCAGCCGGGGCAGGTCCATGTGCCTGCCGATGCGAACATATCCGGCAACGACGAACCCGACCAGCACCGCGACGGAGATGTCCACGTAGGGAAGCTGGTCGGCGCGGAAGCGGTCAAGGAAAAGGGCGTCGCGCGCGATCTTCGCGACCACGTAGGTGGTGATCACGAGAAATAGATGGACGAAGAGCAGCCCGCCCCGGGCAAGATCCCCTTCACGCAGGTTCAGAACACGTTGCAGTAATCGGGCCATGGGGACGAGGGCCTACTTTGCCGGGACTACCTCCGCCGTAGCATCCGTGTACGAGTAGAGGACATTGTTCTCCCCATTCTCCCGGATCAGCTTTTCGGCGTAGGCCACCAGCTTCTGCCACCGCTTGAACAGTGAGTCGATCTCCTCTATGCGCAGGAAGGCCTTGAGATTTTCACGTAGCTCAGGCTCGCTCATCGATTGCAGATTCTGCCACAGACGGTAGGAAGCTGGGCAGGGATTCTGTCGGCGATGCAGGGCAATGTCAAGCCGGGAACCGGGATCAGCGACTGACGACGGGCAGAAAAAAGCCCAGGTACCCCTTTCGGAAATGCCTGGGCTGCTTGTGGTTACTTTTCGGCGCGCAGCGACTTGGGATCGGACAGGTTCTTCGGTGAATGCCGGTTGAGGGTGGAAACCAAGGCGCTGCCGCCGGCAGGTACGCCCGTGCCGCCACGCACGATCTCGCGCGCCGTCAGCTTGCGGCCGTAGATCTTCCGGTTCGCGCTGTTGTCCTGGCGCAGAGTCGAGCCTTCCAGCGAGATTCCCGCGAAGAGTCCGCGCGAGCGCGAGTAAGAGAGGATCTCCGCGCGCATGAAAGCGTCGGTGGCGGCGGTGGCGTCGCGGCCCTTGGGTCCAGCGGCAGCGGAAGCGTCCGCACCCAGCTTGACCTTGCTCTTCAGCAGCGACTCGACGCCGTGCGCATTCATTACGAGCAGCACGAAGTCAGTCGCCTGGCCGCCGAGCTGGAGGCCGATATTGGCGCCCTCCAGGGCGTACATAGCCGGCGCACTCCAGGGACCGGTGAAGGCTGCGCCGGTGCGGCAACTCATCGCGCCGCGCCCGTAGCTTCCGCCAACTCCGATCGCGAACTTCAGGGTGGAGGGGATCACCACCACGCACTCGGCCTTGTTCAGAAGGTCGGGCGGAATGGCGTCGGGGATGTCCAGCACTTCCTGCAAAACCTCACCGGAGGCCTTCAGGCGCTCTTGTTCCTTCTCGCTCTTGTCCTTGGCGAACGCACTCGGAATGAGCAGGACAAGAACAGTGATCACAGTCAAAGTTTTCTTCATCATGATTGTCATTAGACAGCTCCGGACTGGATATGGTTGTGTGATTCGGTTCACTGGGCAAGTGCCTGTGGGACACAGGGGGAACGCGAAATCGGCCGTAACCCTGTTGGCCCATGGACAACTTTTGGGCATGGGCCGAAATAAGCAGTTTAGAATGTAAGGAATAGATGGAAACGGGCGCGTAGCTCAATCGGATAGAGCACCGGCCTTCTAAGCCGGGGGTTGCTGGTTCAAGTCCAGCCGCGCCTACCAGAAAAACAGTACTCAGTACTCAGTACCCAGTACTCAGTGAACTCCCGCCGCTGCACGCCTCACGATTAAGTCGGTCGCACCTGTTGTGGCGCTACCCGCTTCAGCCTTGCAGGGCTTTGGCGACTGTCTGGCTCTGTTCAGCGGATCTCGCCGCCGATGAATTCGACGCCAATGGTACGTTCGCGACGGGAGCGGATGATGACCTCCAGCGTGTGGGTCACGTCGCTCTTGGGCTCGATGATCTCGATGCGCAGGCGGCGCCCCGCCGGCATCTGCTCCGCGACCAGGTTCGAGGCGGCCGCGATCTGCATGCCTCCGCCCCCCACGCTGCGGACCTTGCCCAGCGTCTGCCCGGATTCGTCCACGGCGTAGGCGTCGTCGGAGAGGTCAAGGCGCGGGAATTTGCGGCGTTCTTTGGACATGAGAGTTCACTCGCAGCGTAATGCAGACGAGCACACTAAAGAAACAGTTTCCGGCGCTGGTGTGCGACTGTGTGCGGCTTCAGATCCTTCGCGGCTGCGCCGCTCAGGATGACCGCGGCGGGCTCCCGCTCGTTTTTGGGACGCGCTCACGCCCGCCAACCGCGGTCACTTGCCCAGGACCAGCTTGGCGATAGTCTGGAGCTGCATGTTGCTGGTGCCCTCGTAGATCTTGCCGATCTTCGAGTCGCGGAAGTACTTCTCGACCGGGTAGTCCTTGGTGAAGCCGTATCCGCCGTAGATCTCGACGGCGAGTGAAGTGACCCGTTCGGCGACCTGCGAGGAGTACAGCTTGGTCATGGCCGCTTCCTTCACGAAATTCATGCCGGTGTCTTTCATGCGGGCGGAGTTATACACCATCATGCGGGCGGCCTCGATCTCGGTGGCGGCCTGGGCAAGCTGGAACTGCACACCCTGGAATTCGGCAATCGCTTTGCCGAACTGCTTGCGCTCCTGGGCGTACTTGGCGGCAGCTTCCCAGGCGCCGCGGGCCACGCCCAGCATCTGGGCGCCGATGCCGATGCGGCCTTCGTTCAGGGTCTCGATGGCGATCTTGTAGCCCTTGCCCACCTCGCCCAGCACGTTGTTCTTCGGCACCTTGCAGTCTTCGAGGATCAGCTCGCAGGTGGAGGAAGCGCGGATGCCCAACTTGTCTTCCTTCTTGCCGACGGTGAAGCCGGAGAAGTCCTTGTCGACCAGGAAGGCGGTGATGCCCTTGTAGCCGGCGGCGGGATCGACAGTGGCGAAGATGATGAACAGGCCGGCTTCCTTGGCGTTGGTGATCCACAGCTTGCGGCCGTTGAGGACGTAGTCGCTTCCCTTGAGCTCCGCCTTGGTGGTGAGAGCGAAGGCGTCCGAGCCGGAACCGGCCTCACTCAGCGCGTAAGCGCCGACGGTTTCGGCGGACAACTTAGGCAGGTAGCGCTTCTTCTGCTCGTCTGTGGCCCAACGCAGGATGGCGTTGTTGACCAGGGTGTTCTGCACGTCCACCACCACCCCGGCGGACGCGTCCACACGGGAGAGCTCTTCGACGGCGAGGATGGCTTCGAAGAACTTGCCGCCGCCCCCGCCGAACTGTTCGGGGATCTCGATGCCCATCAGGCCGAGCTGGAAGAACTGCTCGATGAGGCCGTGGTCGAAGACGCCCTTCTCGTCCATCTCGCGGGAAAGGGGGCGGATCTTCTCGTCGGCGAATTGCCGCACGTTGTCACGGAACAGAACCTCGTCTTCGGTGAGCGCGACCAGGGGAGCAGGGCCGAGTTCCTTTTGAACGCTGACATCAGGCATATGAATCCCTCGGTATGAAGTGCGAAACAGAGGATTGTAGCACCGGTAATTTGCGATTTCCGACCGTGCAGAGAAAAGACTCACACAAAGGAGACGAAGGAAAACAAAGCAAGACACGAAGTGAAGAACAAAAACTACTTGCGGCGGTAAACGACGCGCAGGTTGTCGTCTTCGAGGATGCGGTGGATCTGATTGCGCGCGTGCACGGCCCAGGGGCCGGAGGTGTCCAGCTTCACGTAGCTGCGCCAATGGGGCAGGGCGCGGCGCGGCTGCTTCAGCTTCTCGTAAGCGAGGGCCAGGTTGTAGTGCGCGTCGGCGTAGGTGGGGGCGAGCACCAGCGCCTGCTTGTAGGAGCGGATGGCTTCCTGGAGGCGCCCGGTCTCGTCGAGCACGTTGCCCAGATCGAAGTAGGCCAGGGCGTACTTGGAGTCCGCCTCGACGGCGTTGCGGTAGTGCGCCTCGGCCTGGGCGTAGTTCTGACGGTTGTAGTAGAGCGTACCCAGGTTGATGTGGGCGGCGGCGTGCCCAGGATCGAGTTCGATGGCCTGCTGGTAGGCTTCGATGGCCTCGAGCTGTGCCCCGGGGTCCTCCTCGAGCGCGATACCCTTGGCGAACCATTCGACCGCGGTCTCGGCCGTGCGCATGGCCCTGACCTTGGTGGGCACGACGGCGCGGCGGTTGAAATCCATGACGAACTGGCCGGACATGGGCTCGACCGCGGTACCCTCATGGCGGAAGGCCACGCGCCCCCGGGTGGAGAAGGTGCCAGCCTCCAGCAGGGGGTTTTCCATGCCGCTGACTGCCTTCTGCATAGCCTCAAGGGACTCGCGAATCACCCCCGGGCGCACGCGCTTGGCGCTCAGGTCTCGGAGTTTCTTCAGTTGGAGGAGCTCGAAAAACGAATAGTCTTCGCCGGGCGCGATCAGACCGGCTTTTTCCCATCCGGCCAGTTGGCGCGCCGACATGCGCAGGATCCGCAGTACGTCCGCTCTTGCGTATCGGGTCACTGTATGCGGTTGTGTTCCAACAAGATGCATTATGCGAAGGGTGCCTGAGGATTAGCAAGTGGAAAAATTGTGGATAAGTAACCAGTAACCAGAGCCGAATTACAAGCCTGGGTACGTAGCGAGGCGGATGCGTTCAAAAGAAGTACTCAGTACTCGGTACGCAGCACTCTGTGACGCCGCAGAGGGGCCGACTTTACGGTAATTGGACGAGGAATTAGAATCATCGAAGTAGAGGCGCAGCTGGTCTCCTCCTTCCGCCGGGCCGACGTAGCTCAGTTGGTAGAGCAGTCGATTCGTAATCGACAGGTCATCGGTTCAAGTCCGATCGTCGGCTCCAGTCCTTTCGCCGGAACCCCTCGAGCCGCTTGTTCCGGGTGTGGTTTTCTTGCACACTAGGCGCGCTCTCGGGTCCGCCGTGTGAGGAGCAGGTCGGAGGATCTCCGGGCCCGGATGCGGCAAGAGACATGACCCAGGTAGGCACCGAAGCGGAAAACCCGACGCCTGTAGCTGCGCCCCAGCCGCCGGCCGGAACAAAGCGGTTCCTGAGCGTTCTGCGCGGACTTTCCTGGAAGGCTAAAATCGCACTCCCGCTGGTGCTGGTGGGCATCGGATTCGTGGTGTACATCACGGGCAGGTCGGCCACCTTGCGCGTGACCTGCCAGCACAACCTGCGCTCCGGAGAACTCAGGGCCTGGGCGGATGACCAACTGGTGTATTCCGGTAAATTGAGCGGCGCGGCGAAGAAAAAGTTTGGACTGTTCCCCAGCAAGAACCCGGGAAGCTTCTCGCAGACGTTGAAGGTGCCGGACGGGCATCACAATCTCCGCATCCAGGTAGTGGGCGACAGTTATGACCAATCGCGCACCATCCCCGTGGACTTCAGCCCCGACACGCAGTCTACGGTCGCCGTCAGCGCGCTCAGCCGGAATCTGCAAGTGAATTGGAAGGACACGCACTTCGCGCCTTTGAGCGCGGACACGCCCTGGTACGTGCGATACGCCAAGGCGCTATTCATCACCATCTTCGGTTCGATCATCTCGGCGGTGATGGGAATGGTGGTGCAGGAGATCCTGACGAAGCTGCGCCAGCCGGCACGAAGCTAAGCGAAGAATCCAGCGAAAACGAAAAGACCGCCCTGGCAATGGGCGGCCTTTTCTCTTAGGGAGAATAGTTCCAACGAAAGCATTACGTCAGAACTCGATGGCGAAATCTTATGAGCCGGATAAATGGGGTGTCAAGGAATTTTTCGAGAATAAGCACTATTGTTTTCAACAACTTGCAAAATCAGCAAACTCTTGGAAAAAGTGACAAAAAGTGGCCAAAACGCATCTGCGGCATGATAAAAGCTTCGGAATCAAAGACTTGTGGGTCTCTACTGGCGCAGGTTCAGGCGGATGATCTCGACATCCTCGGGGCGATCGAACACGCGACCGGGGAATAGCCGCTTGAGAATGACGCGCACCCCTCCGAACATCACACCGAGCACGAGCGCGAAGAGCAGCAGGATCCCGATGAGCACGAAGATGTTCACGATGAGGTTGCCGATGTTGTCCCGCTTGCTGAGCGAGGTGGCTTCGTTCCAGGTGACGTCGGCTTCGTAGTTGACGGCGGCGAGAA is from Terriglobia bacterium and encodes:
- a CDS encoding zinc ribbon domain-containing protein, coding for MPIFEYLCKGCGKRFEAIVMGSNQAECPSCHGKKLEQQLSVFAVAGGKTQSAPSFDSAPSPCGSCGHPGGPGSCSFEN
- a CDS encoding alpha/beta fold hydrolase, translating into MNVADEFVPRTGMRSGHLQTLVTTYLPRENRLPTGEDRLFRVEPDVQVLCHCHWKPERECRLTMVIVHGLEGSAESQYVIGNANKAWAAGWNVVRMNIRNCGGTEKLSATLYHSGLSADVRAIVHALIAEDKLEGVALVGYSMGGNQVLKAAGEWGSEAPPQLKAVAAVSPGMDLDACATLLHEWQNRIYEWHFLSSLKKRMRYKAQLFPGRFDVSRLRGLRSIRDFDDRVTAHYCGFTGAADYYYRASAARVIERVAVPTLIIHALDDPFITITPESKAKILANPNICYVETRHGGHCGFLAAARNGYDGRWAELRIQEFLKELP
- a CDS encoding ATP-binding cassette domain-containing protein, which translates into the protein MIQFSGAGKRYGHKLLFENLDWLITPQDRVGIVGANGTGKSTLLKILGGLETLDDGALTAAKGITHGYLPQDGLTLSGRSVFAECMSVFSELSAMEEEMEALTRQMSELDHEGAEYAQVADRFQRLEGEFRTRDGYAIEAQVGAVLTGLGFRKEDWTRLTDEFSGGWQMRIALAKLLLQKPNLLLLDEPTNHLDLETRNWLEEYLHDYPHAYVLISHDRYFLDVTVGKIVEIWNKRVHFYPGNYDKYLAQKTQRLESLEAAYRNQRARIEQLEAFINRFRYQATKAKQVQSRIKELEKIERVEVPPGEKTIHFKFPQPKPSGRLVAEFKRVAKSYGAKNVFRDTSFMVERGDRIALVGPNGAGKSTLIKLLAGIEPPSGGEYRLGHNVEADYFAQDQYKELDPERRVLDDIWEQAPHHTQTDLRSLLGCFLFTEDDVFKRIGVLSGGERNRYALARMLLHPANFLLLDEPTNHLDLRAKDVLLEALERYSGTVVFVSHDRYFIDKLATKVFEIGGGEVGVYPGNYEDYRWRKERDAVGQAPPPVILEAKNDGGQPRAAVPHSAKRINPIKRRQMQGRCAELEELIGRAEQGIRECEKALESFVSAEETARQTELLKQRRADLNALMAEWEEVSGVLEAES
- a CDS encoding lipid-binding SYLF domain-containing protein, which produces MKKTLTVITVLVLLIPSAFAKDKSEKEQERLKASGEVLQEVLDIPDAIPPDLLNKAECVVVIPSTLKFAIGVGGSYGRGAMSCRTGAAFTGPWSAPAMYALEGANIGLQLGGQATDFVLLVMNAHGVESLLKSKVKLGADASAAAGPKGRDATAATDAFMRAEILSYSRSRGLFAGISLEGSTLRQDNSANRKIYGRKLTAREIVRGGTGVPAGGSALVSTLNRHSPKNLSDPKSLRAEK
- a CDS encoding PilZ domain-containing protein, translated to MSKERRKFPRLDLSDDAYAVDESGQTLGKVRSVGGGGMQIAAASNLVAEQMPAGRRLRIEIIEPKSDVTHTLEVIIRSRRERTIGVEFIGGEIR
- a CDS encoding acyl-CoA dehydrogenase, translating into MPDVSVQKELGPAPLVALTEDEVLFRDNVRQFADEKIRPLSREMDEKGVFDHGLIEQFFQLGLMGIEIPEQFGGGGGKFFEAILAVEELSRVDASAGVVVDVQNTLVNNAILRWATDEQKKRYLPKLSAETVGAYALSEAGSGSDAFALTTKAELKGSDYVLNGRKLWITNAKEAGLFIIFATVDPAAGYKGITAFLVDKDFSGFTVGKKEDKLGIRASSTCELILEDCKVPKNNVLGEVGKGYKIAIETLNEGRIGIGAQMLGVARGAWEAAAKYAQERKQFGKAIAEFQGVQFQLAQAATEIEAARMMVYNSARMKDTGMNFVKEAAMTKLYSSQVAERVTSLAVEIYGGYGFTKDYPVEKYFRDSKIGKIYEGTSNMQLQTIAKLVLGK
- a CDS encoding tetratricopeptide repeat protein: MSARQLAGWEKAGLIAPGEDYSFFELLQLKKLRDLSAKRVRPGVIRESLEAMQKAVSGMENPLLEAGTFSTRGRVAFRHEGTAVEPMSGQFVMDFNRRAVVPTKVRAMRTAETAVEWFAKGIALEEDPGAQLEAIEAYQQAIELDPGHAAAHINLGTLYYNRQNYAQAEAHYRNAVEADSKYALAYFDLGNVLDETGRLQEAIRSYKQALVLAPTYADAHYNLALAYEKLKQPRRALPHWRSYVKLDTSGPWAVHARNQIHRILEDDNLRVVYRRK